In a genomic window of Thermoanaerobaculales bacterium:
- a CDS encoding HAD family hydrolase, translating to MGPLAILFDLDDTLLANPMGTFVPAYFRALTEHLAGELPPRLLVDQLLAATRAMDDNRDPARTNEQAFADAFFPGLGRDPAELGPLFERFYRDAFPGLRSLTAPVPGALETVRWALAGGRQVAIATNPLFPRTAILQRMEWAGLTLDELPIGLVTSYEDMHATKVRPAYYAEVAERLGRRPEECVMVGDNWLWDVVHSTAAGMAAWWIAPPEAVAPDPDLEILGQGSLANFLAFARREWG from the coding sequence GTGGGGCCGCTCGCGATCCTCTTCGACCTCGACGACACGCTGCTCGCCAACCCGATGGGCACCTTCGTGCCGGCCTACTTCCGGGCCCTCACCGAGCACCTGGCGGGCGAGCTGCCGCCGCGCCTGCTCGTCGACCAGCTGCTCGCGGCGACCCGCGCCATGGACGACAACCGTGATCCGGCGCGGACCAACGAGCAGGCCTTCGCCGATGCCTTCTTCCCCGGCCTCGGCCGCGATCCGGCCGAGCTGGGGCCGCTGTTCGAGCGCTTCTACCGAGACGCCTTCCCCGGGCTGCGCAGCCTGACCGCGCCGGTGCCCGGCGCCCTCGAGACGGTCCGCTGGGCGCTCGCCGGCGGCCGCCAGGTGGCGATCGCCACCAACCCGCTGTTTCCCAGGACCGCGATCCTGCAGCGGATGGAGTGGGCCGGGCTGACTCTCGATGAGCTGCCGATCGGCCTCGTCACCAGCTACGAGGACATGCACGCCACCAAGGTGCGTCCGGCCTACTACGCAGAGGTCGCCGAGCGGCTGGGCCGCCGGCCCGAGGAGTGCGTGATGGTCGGCGACAACTGGCTGTGGGACGTCGTGCACTCGACGGCGGCGGGGATGGCGGCCTGGTGGATCGCTCCGCCCGAGGCTGTTGCGCCCGACCCGGACCTCGAGATCCTCGGCCAGGGCTCGCTGGCGAACTTCCTCGCCTTCGCCAGGCGGGAGTGGGGGTAG